Genomic DNA from Xyrauchen texanus isolate HMW12.3.18 chromosome 28, RBS_HiC_50CHRs, whole genome shotgun sequence:
agcagctcttgtagaaacacgagcagcgacgacaccccacatgtccgcgggtccaggtctctgtcggtgcaccattttgagaacacagaccattttgacacaagagtcttctcgtggaaggggctctagcgtgtatgatggtgtttattactccttctggcagagcgacgggtagtcgttgatcacccacacggcacaatctggcatccccacccagcgctctgggtggggatgccagattgtgccgcgagcttgagagaggagatctgctctcactgggatgggccacgccgctgtcagtgacagctgcgtaagctccgggaaccatgtctgattctcccaacgcggggctatgaggagcaccgagtgacgcgtttccctgatcctctgcattacctgtggcaatagcgagacgggagggaaggcgtatagcgggcgtctgggccagtcctgggccagcgcgtcctcgcttttcgagaaaaatattgggcagtgagagttctctttggacgcaaagaggtctatctctgctctgccgaataggtgccataatgtctggactgtttgagcgtgcagggaccattcccctgggggaatattgtctctggacagtctgtccgggccatcgttcaggtggcctggcacgtgcgtcgccctcagcgagcgcaggtggcactgggaccaactcagtatgcgtttcgtcagatggaagaggttcctggatctgacaccgccctgacagtttaggtaggataccacagatctgttgtccgaacggaccaggacatggtgaccctgaatgaccgggagaaagcgcaggagcgcgtactcgaccgctatcatttccagacaatttatgtgaaggagcttttcctgaactgaccataggccgaaaactggagagccctcgcagaccgcgccccaacccgtgttggacgcgtctgtcgagatgacttttcggcaagatacagctcccattgtcactccccgctgagaccattcggccactgtccagggctgcagagctgatatacaggtctgagtcaccttgatgggctggcggcctgtggcccaagcccgacgagacgcgcgggtgtttagccaatgctgaagcgggcgcatgtgcagtaaacccagctgaagtactgctgcggctgaggccatgtaacctagcactctctggaatttcttcagaggcgtgaggctgttcatctgaaaagatgcggctagtcgctgaacacggcatgcgctgtgtagataagcgagccgtcattgccacggagtctagttctattccaaggaaggaaattgtctgactgggctgtagtgagctcttggtccaattgactgcaagacccaaactgttcagatggctgaggagaactgctctgtgagacagaagctccatatgtgactgtgccataatcagccagtcgtccaaatagttcaaaattcgcaaaccctgactccgcaggggtgcgagcgccgcatccatgcacttcgtgaaagtacggggtgctaaggacaggccgaacgggaggacggtgtattgataaacctggccgtcgaaggcgaatctcaagaatggcctgtgacagggatttacctgaatctgaaagtatgcatctttcagatagagagaaataaaccagtccccctggcgcacatgcgtgaggagtttcctgattgtaagcattttgaatggtctttttgcaagcaccttgttcaaaaccctgagatctaatattggtctgaggccgccgtctttcttgggaacaagaaaataacggctgtaaagccccgactcgctcagagagggtggcactttctctatggcccttttgcacagaaggcttgctatttctgaacgaagcatgcacgctgcttccgtgttcacagtggtttcgagccgcgctctgaagcgaggagggcggcgatcgaactgtagcaaatagccctgttgtattgtgcttaacacccacttggatatccctggaatagcttcccacgctttgaagcataacgctagagggtgaatggccaatttgctctgattgccgcacacagagcgctgaacaaaatgtgtgagcgtgtttagtaacacactgcatgattgctcgcagacagcatgaacaggctgttttgtgagtgacttcctgattggaatgaatgggaaaagagtcacatctgttacttgatgtgcaagcatagtcatggacacgggacttacacacagaggaatgtttgctggccgtgtaacagagcgggcagagaatgggcgcgcgcacgtattcgtgggcgcatttattgactctaacactcgagcggttcgtaaccgctttatgtgagcgtgctctggtggggacacgagacatgtagtgcttgtgtgtagaggtgaacactggattgtgggcacattttctacacatagggctggtcgtgtgacagagtggccagagaatgggcgcgcgcacgcattcgtgggcgccttcattgactctgacgctcgagcggttcgtaaccgctttaagcgagcgtgctctgataggggcacggaatgtgttatgcttgtgtgtaggggtgaacactgggttgtgggcacatgttctgcacataagacatgtttaatctttacaagatttatttgggtcgccgtaaaaatggcgtttgagtgcaggcaagcgggcagtgtcaccggcttgttggctgctaaattcaccactgcagtagcctgagagaaggggactgacagggggcaaagctttgacggtggtccggccgcggcaggactgagccgtcgtttgttcaacaaagttaggaagacttcggttgctctggtttcagcgttaccttaaatcgatgcacgcgggggggcggcggtctgcggcggctgtctgagcgcgatggagggcagccgccctgtcgacgctgagaagtctgagtttgttgagctgggcactgtgaagaggctcgtgcaggaggctgatcacgtgagcggcctgcagaggagctagcgcgacgcggcaggaagaggttcatggcttgagtggctttctggacttctgagaagcggtcaacaatgccactcaccgcggagccgaagagaccggtcggagagagcggtgcgttgaggaacgtggagcgctctgcttctcccatgtcggctagcgttagccacaggtgtctctcggtcacagtcagcgaggccatgcacttccctagagcttgagctgcagctttggtagcgcgaagggcgaggtctgtcgcgcttcgtagatcagtaacagcctctgggtgcctgcctttctcatcccactcccgaagaaggtccgcttgtaggatctgtaaaacggccatggagtgcagagcagatgcggcttggccggcggcggaataggcgcggccaacataggcagaagtcgctctgcaggccttagaccgccatctcgcggagggcgggcaaaggtgtgctgctaccgagtcctcgaccggggggatggaggagtagcctctctcggtGGCGTAGAgaggcgatggctttgaagaaagcagccgtcgattctgttgggtgcctgctcagggggcggtgaccactcgagcccgaggcggttgacggcctgtgtgaggaggcgtgttaactccccttcgactccggcgcgggtcctgctggattcctgggccgaggaggaggcttgggagcctgaccactcctcgctgtccgaagtcatgatggaacagcagcccttatcctccgtctcgtcatccgagatggcagcagtgcggccgctcggcagcaactgcgcgtcccgggggggcggggagggtgaaaacgaTGCTCGATTGAGAGGCTCCgtcgaggcagtcgcttcaaccacagtttccggcagccttctttctgcgcggcggaatgtaaggcggcgcggcggcttctgctttgagcgcttcgagtcgagcccgcagggccgacatcggtagctccttgcagaaatcgcatccgccctcagtgagggcgagctctgcgtatcccagtcccaggcagagagcgcagatgatgtggcggtctccggtgctgagaagggcgcgacatgaggcgcaagtggaacgaggcatcttgaaaaagacgctcgtactcttttgtgaatagttcgtaagaactagcttgctgaataaaaaggatacgtcgtcggatggcgtagctcgcaggatggctgaaggtggctgagacggccggcttcttctagcgctgtccacgcttgcttgatgcccctcgaatggcgacgcggcttccaggtcagcgatgcgaagagcttcgctgaagagatgaaaatcagggttccagcctacgaactacacttatatgcactctagtcacgcccattttggcgggctttgatgcagtgagcgcgcggacgcctctcattggatgcgagttcgcccaagctcgtctataggctacagcagttgccgcagagcaacctatgagcgttgacaatggatacaaaaattaaggataattttttggcttcaatatctcagaaaagattaatctttcccgtagcgtaagctagcttacgcaatacgagagaacctctcgtaagagaactaactTTACCACACTACGCATCTTTACGGACGAGTGGCCGTTGCGCTCCAAACAAACCCGACTGGTTTCTATGTTAAGGAAGAAAGAGCGATctgttactttaattcacaaaacgTTAATGAAGCTGAAGACACTTTTGATAGCTTTGATacactaaacagcaacaaaaatatTGAAATGATCAGAAAATGGTTAACACCTTTTTTGgagtagttattttgaataagcattgtCATAATGTGTTCCTCAAAAaaacatcttgctgtctcaaaagtatttgccaaAGTTGAAAATGTTGCCCTATAACTATTATCCCTATATTTACATGATACCACTTTAACCCTCTAAAAGTGATTATTCCATTGTCTGCAAACAATCTGGGTGGCCATGTTTCCTATACCATAAAGTGTTACAAGACTACAGTAATTAACAGTGTCTTTATTCCCTCTCTCTCTGGAGGTAATGAGGTTGAGTGCTGGTAACCtcctttgtttttccatcaagCTGAGATAGAATGTCCCAGAATCTGCCAGTGGGATATGGGTGTACCAAAGGATAAAGCTTTTGTTGGAGATCTCTAGCAAAAACAATGCAATAGAAAAGGCCAGTTGTGTATGACTGATGGACAATGCTGTCTCTTGGGTCAGCTACTGGACATTGGTCCATAGAACAAACATGACAGTTATAGTAAATCAACAGTTTAGTGTCTCTGACATACAGAAACTGCAATTATGCAATGGTTATTGTCCTTAAATCTAACTGGACAAGCAACGTTCCAAGAGTGCTGCTATTTTTATAACATCACTACACTTGTTCTTTATAGTAACTTTAAGGTATGTGGGTTTTTATTTCTGGCTGATTAATTCATAAGAATAAACAAAATCACCCTTATTTGTATTGTTAATTTTTCACTTTAATTGTTTTTCCTGTAGTTGTCTTTGATGGGGGCACAATGTGTGCTGATGCTTTGGGTCTTAGAAAGCCTGGATGGTTGAGGCGGGGTCTTGAACGAAAGGGTTAGAGTTTGAGTTGCCATACACCACATGGTTCCTGTCCTGGTCATTTCTACTGGGAGTCATAGCACATAAAGCACTTCCCCCATGAACACGAGATCAGGAAAAAGAGAACACTTCCTATCGTTTGGACCAGTGCTAACAGCAGGCATGGAAACCCCCCAAAGGGAACTCTTTGTGTTGGTTTGTCCTTTAGGTTTGTTATTTTCAATCAAGTGGCACATTCAGCTTTTTCTCAATATAGACAAGAGCGAGACATTGACTGTGATACTGATGGGTAGATAATGCTGCTTTAATCAgcttaatagttcacccaaaaatgaaaatgatctcatattTACTCAACATCATGGCATCCTAAATGTTAATGAATTTACTTCTGCAgacacaaaagaagaattttagAAGCTCTGTAGGCCAATACAACTGAATGCATACCAAAATTATGAAGCtcaaaaaggcaccataaaattaatccataagactccagtgtttaaatccatgtcttcaaaagcaatataatagatgtgggtgagaaactgatacatttttaagtccttttgtactatcAATATCCACTTTCAagttattcttcttttgtttttgccgatttgcattattcgtacatatcgccacctactgggcaaggaggagaatttatggtaaaaacacactaattatattgcttctgaagatgttAACCACTGCTGTATGTTTACTTTGTgcatttttaagcttcaaaaatgtggtacccattcacttgcattgaatgggccaacagagctaagatattcttcttaaaatctttgtttgagttaaacagaagaaagaaagtcatacacacctgggatggcatgagggtgagtaaaggatgagagaattttcatttgcaggtgaactattcctttaagcataaaTTCCATTTATCTGCCACACTGTAAAAAGTTGCAACCtgtaattgttaccttaaggatctATTTTGACTTGATCTAACCTTTAAAATTAGCTTTATCGGTGTAACCGAAAGCATACAGATTTAGTCAATCctgttaaataatatatttaccacatgaagcacattttaggttGTCTGACAAAACAACCTAAccatttgtgtgtgggtgtgtgttctTTTATTCTATAATACAGTACATCAAACTGAAGAGTACATAAATAATTAGGTCCATCATCCTTATAACAACATCCATTATGTtgatatgttaaaatgtattctaaCATAAATTCAAAATATGATCCTATTAGGTTTCAAAATCTGTTCTGAGTTCAAATATGTTGTAATATAAAAGCACACacttttcttgtcttttttaattattggtATTTTTAACTCTGATATAATTATTGAATAATTCTCTATTGCGTCCCACATCATATTCTTGCCAAGGTGTGCCAGTTCCTGCTCTGTCATCAGTGCTAGTTACTGGAAAAGAAAACACAGGGAAAACCAAGGAAATTTTCCTACATCCAACTGGCACAAGACAATAGAGTGATAGAGTAATATGGCCAACACACTCTAAGCATATTACCACTTCATGAATCATGTGAAATTTATAAAGTCAAATGCACAATTATACCTATTTGTGAGTGTTTGATTTGTATGAAGCCATTATGGAGAAAGGCAATGCATTGCATAGGCAATATATTATATAGTATACTATATTACAGCTAATGCTGTAATGGATCTCTAAGCTAAAAGCAACTGTGCTTATCTTGCCAGTCAAAATCCAATTCTTGGGAACGCAGTCAAAAACATGTCAAAATCTGGCTTCCACCAAGGTTTGTATAAACAACAGCTCACTATCTACAGTCTCCTGGCATGCATTATAGGCTTTCAGGACCTCAAGACAGGAAAACTGCGGGTTTAAAAATTCTATGGTCACAGTGCTAAAGACAATAATGGCATATAGAACCAGCATGTGTGTATTCAGATCCATAACTATGTTAGCAATGCCACCTTTAATTTGTTTGACTTCTAACAGAAGAGCAAAGTCAATTACATACATTTGAATAGCTGAAGTTAAAGAAACTGTCTGTGCCAGGGTACAAATACTACTGCATTTATACCACAACAAGATGGGAAACAGGCTTGACAATGGCTTGAAGTATACACCTCTGTATTATGCATGACCATTTAACCACAactttttaaaatacagtaaCAAGAAAAAGTTAGTGAACCTTACGGAATTACCTGTATTTATGTATACAAGGAAAAGAAtttatacaatgacacccgggacggagaggtttttgaccttggtgtgcgcacatgttaagtttgtacatttgtacagagatgatttcacctctaaagaactaaattctAGGGGGAGAATTTAGttctggccaccccctagctcagCCACtggtttaaaaaattaaatattcaccttttggagtggccctgtcagcccagaccttaacccaatagagatgctgtggattcacctcaagagagccattcacacctgaTATaataagaatatggctgagctgaagcagttatGTAAGtaaaaattccttctgaacgttctAATCTGTAGTTACTTGAAAttcttggttgaggttattgctgccaaagaagGATCAACcaattattaaatccaagggttcacttactttttccacagcactgtggatgtttaatgggatgtgttcaaaaaagacatgaaagattataattgtttgtgtgttgttagcttaagcgcAATGTGTTTgcctatacttgtgactttgatgaagatgagatcacattttatgaccaataaaTGCAGAAAAAGAGCTAATTCCAAAAGGTTCACATGCTTTTTCTTGCATTTGTAGATCATTTCTGAACGCCTTTCAGAAATAATCAAAAACAAATCATCCCTTATGTTGTCTCTAGTCATTTTACCCATTATAAATATGGTTCAAAGCTTTTAATCATTCCTCAAATTGTgataagtcactgcaaaagaacTGCATGTGAAAAGTCTGACAGTTTATCACAGTTAAGCCTGTTTTCAGTCTGAGTAATGGCATGCTTGTCATAATTTTGCCAGAGAGCAGGGCCACAAAAACAAGTAAGATCAAGTAAAACATCTTTAGCAAAAATgtgggttgcagtgaggcacttccaatggaagtgaatggtaatccgtaaatgttaaaattctcactatttcaaaagtatagccacaagacataaacaatatgcatgttaacatgattttagtgtgacaaaatcatgtactaaacttttctgtgtaaagtcatagccgattttacaacttaattcccatgatgatgtaatatcaacaaactctaaaaccctGAATCAGCTGTAAAAAGTTATATAACAGAAGAATTCGTCTTaagagaagaattaatgtaagtgcttttataaaattatcagctttacatgtttgcctttaaaccctctaaaaattggccccattcccttacattgtaagtgccttaatgtaacttcttttttaaagaaaaggagggacgagtcaaaataactttttgtggtaatcaacattatgccacaaatgctgttgattgagctgaacttgtattgaacctgaaatattcctttaatcaatcATAAACTACTGTGAAGGATTGAAAGATTAACTAATATTTTATAACACTGTCAATCACCACATCATAAATACACTTAAACCATGAATTAGATCAATGATACGTTCAACGATCTGTCATTTTGTGAGGTCTAAAAATGGTTAGATGTCTGAGACAAGTGAGGCTACTTAGAGGttcatgcattacatttttgttcCTTGTGTTGCTTCTGTTGGTAAatggatagtttacacaaaaattacatttctgtgaaCATTtgatcaccctcatgttgttccaaacctgtatgactttccttattttgtgaaacacaaaaagagatgttaggcagaatgttaatctcattcactttcattgcatctttttcagtACATTAAAATGGAATAGTGTCAATCTCTAACAtttttgcttaacatctccttttgtgttacatggattaaagaaagtcatacaggtttggaatggtaTGAGGGTTCATAAATGACAACAAATTTTTAATATTTAGGTGACCTAACCCTTTCAGAAACTGACCCCTTCTTTTCCTTATCTATGCTGTCATCTTATTGTCTCTCTTCTCTCATAAATATATCTGAGTCTCTTTGTCTGAATCAAATGAACATCTGAAAGCAACTTCAATAACACAACCAAGATGCATATTTACTCTCACAATAATGTCCAAAAAATTAATTTGAGTGATTACAACATCTGCAGTCTCCCTGTGCACTGGGGCGTATTAGTGACGTAGTGTTTGTTTAGTCTTGTTTTTTGTGAGAAAACACACGTTCACAGCTGGCTCCCTAAGAGTTCATACAGTCTCAGGGTTCCTGTTTGATTCAACAGAAGATGAGCCTAAATAAACCCAAAAGCTGCTCATTGATGTGTGCTCAGATGCCCTACTTCTCTTGAGACAAAATAATTAGGCtaccaaaaaactaaacaaattttaaaaaatgtatcacttattgaataaaaaaaacaaaacacttgcaCGGGAAACCAAGATTTTAAGATGAAAACAAGAAAATGGAAAATGAAAATTAACTGTATAGGGGAGGTGTATATTATATGTACTGTAACTGTATTTCACCATTTTCATCACCCttattttacagtacataaaAGTATACAGAAGCAAAATAACCTAAGacaggttttcttttttttttttatattgtttaaaattatttaataggTGCTAAATGCACTGTTTTAACTGGGTCATAATGTCTAGGTAAGGGAGTATTTATAAGATTACCACGACAAAATATTTTTGCCTGCTGCCCCCTTGTGTTCATAGGTAAAGCCACAAATTATAGATCTAGATTAATTTCCAACGTTCTTAAATtgcaactatttctttaaaattattatagtttaataataatttagtggTTTCTGAATAGCTGATTTTATCTTGGAGCACGTCCTGACCACGAAGCGGTCTGAGGTAAATGGAACCTTAAAGTTTCAGTGTTTGTTTTCCTTCGGTCTCTTTACACGAGCGGACAGCATAAAGTTGCTGTGATGTTTGACACCGTCCCAATAGTAAATATTATATGGTTTTTGTTAGCGTTATGTTTTCTAGTAGCTTTTTGCCTCTGTAAATTTTCGTTGAAACTGCCTCACAAACTTGAGCAGGTGTTTCAGGATTTAATCCGATATGGAAAAACTAAGGAAACCATCAAGCGTCCAAACTGGCAGCTCGTTTTTGATGTATCAAAGAGGTGCTTTGGGGTTCAATTATAGTTTTAGTGATTCTCTATATATACCTCAGATATCGCAGTTTGTGCATGTGAGGGCGGCCATGTATGAACGTCTTTCTCTTATGTTTTCTGTAGATTTTTCTGTCATTTCTACGCGGTGTCGGTCATGTGGAATGGGCTCCTCCTACTGCTCTCCCTACGTTCTGTCGTCATGAATGAAGCGTTCCCTGATTGGCTGACTGACACGCTGTGGTTTTTAACTGGCAGCCAAAGAGCTGCTTGGAATGGTACTTTAAATTTCAAAGATTGATTAGACAGACAATCCactttcccttacaaaaaattacCGTAACCACAATCTCCACCAAATTGAATAGATACTATAATACTACAATAAAACTATGGTAATTTTGTATTAACATTACCAGTTTTAGAGGTGCTTTGTGAAGTAGTGTTTTGAACATGGCCATCACTAACAGGGAGTGTTTggaaaaagctgtttgaaaacaatgtttattattgcagttccgtttggtgccactagtggtgcagaaatgacacataaCACTTCAGCTTTACTTTATTATGTCAACTGTAGTAACTATGATGTGTTAGTgaaaactatggttaccatggaaACTTTTAGGCTATATCACTTATAGTAGTGCACATTTCTCAGAATATGCTTATATTTAGTATAATGTATACTTTCCATTTACCAAAATGTGAATATAAAATTCCTAATTAAATATTACTCATGATTTTCAGAATTACAGCTGTCCGTCGTGATTCTACAAGTGTTACTATGGATCCATTCCTTTAGGCGGCTATTGGAGTGCCTGTTTGTCAGTGTATTCTCCAGTGGGGTTATCCATATCTTCCAGTATACATTTGGTTTATGTTACTACATCCTTCTTGGACTTACTGTCCTGTGTGTAAATGGATCTATGCCTGAAACAGGTTAGTTCTATCTTATCATCATATTTGCCATGAAGGAAACTcc
This window encodes:
- the LOC127622364 gene encoding polyprenol reductase-like; amino-acid sequence: MFDTVPIVNIIWFLLALCFLVAFCLCKFSLKLPHKLEQVFQDLIRYGKTKETIKRPNWQLVFDVSKRFFCHFYAVSVMWNGLLLLLSLRSVVMNEAFPDWLTDTLWFLTGSQRAAWNELQLSVVILQVLLWIHSFRRLLECLFVSVFSSGVIHIFQYTFGLCYYILLGLTVLCVNGSMPETGAPSVHLFYHLTWHHVIGTLIFIWASLLQHRSLSLLAKLRTDSSGKVETQAHKMPHGGWFEMVSCPHYLAELLIYAAMSVCCGCRSLTWWLVVLYVLCNQALAAQLCHDYYRGKFETYPRQRKAFIPFVL